The sequence GCTGCATAAGATGTAGTAACGAAGGAGGCGGCTCTATCGCATATAACTATGCAAGAAGCAATACTCCACAAAATAAGGGAGATGCTTTCGAAGCCAGTTTTGTTGCGTAGCTGTTAAGAAAGTAATACTCCACAAAACTTATAGGAGGTTAATGCTGCGTGAAAATACACATTGTTAAAACAGGCGATACATTATATCTACTATCGCAAAAGTATGGGGTGCCGCTGGAAAAAATAATTGAGGCTAACCCACAAATCAGTAATCCGAATGTGCTGGCTATTGGTGACAAGGTCAAAATACCCTCGGCGCCCGTACCAGTGCCTGACAACAGTGAAGTCTACTACAAGCACACAGTCAAACAAGGAGATACCTTGTGGAAATTATCCAAAGCATGGGGGATTCCTCTGAAGGAAATGATAGAAGCCAATCCACAACTGAAGAATCCAAATGCTTTAATGACAGGGGAAGTAGTCAATATTCCTAAAAAGGCAACATCCTTGCCGGTTCAGTCGAGTGACCTACCACCTAATGCTTCTAACGCTGCTAATAATGTCGACAAAACACAGATTGGGGGTAAGACTTATACTGGGCCAATAGAGGAACCTGTAGAAACGGCTACGCCAGCACCAATTCCGGCACCTGTTAATATACCTAAACCTACACCAAATGTAGCAGCAGAGGTTACCCCTGCTCCTGTACCCGTTCCTCTTCCGAATAAGCCAGCGGAAGTGTCTCCGATTCATGAGAAGATGGTTACGGAGACACAGAGCTTATACGTACAAATCTCAGTACCTGCACAAGAAGCAGTTTCCTACCATACAATGCCGAAAGCTGAGGTCCAACCAGTATCATTTGAGCCCAAGGTAACCCCATGCAACAAAACTGCAGGATATCCGGGGCTGATGGAAAATCCCAATTTTTACGATTGCCCGCCCGCTTATCCGTTTTATGAACCTCTTTCTAATATGAATATCAATACTGCCCCTAACTTTATGCAGCCGGCATTTTATGTACCGGATTGCATGTCACCATACTACTATCCGGAAAATATCCATCCGCTAAATAATATTCCCGAGTCGTGGCATTCTAACGCTTCTCCCAACGTATCGGGCATGAATCCTAACACCGAGTATCCTGCTTATGTGAGCCCGCAGTACACAGGACAGTCGCCTAACCTGCCTTGGCCATCTTGTGGATGTGGGGGAAACACACAACTCCAACCATATTCATATGAGATGCCTATGTATAATAATTTCCCTGGATATGTGCAGCCTAATGCATATTCTCCTTATGGAATAGGGATGCCTCAGATGCCTAATCAGGGATTAGTTCCTACAGCTCCTCTAGGTGCATTCGGGGGGGCCGCAATTTCAAATATTCCTTCATATCCTCAGTATCCTGGTATAGATAATTACGGTCAGCATAATCGTGTACCTGAAATCCAAGAACCGGAACCTATCGTGCAGGAAATTCAGCAGGCCGCTGGGGTGGTTAGTTCCGAGGCAACTGTATTAGAAGGTAACGTTAAGGGGAAGAGTAGTGGACCAAACAATAAAGGACCTAAAGCGAAAACCTCAAGTCAGAAAAGCAAACCAAACAAAACCACATCCAAATCTCAACACTCTAACCAAAGTAAGCAAACCAATGCTGCCAAAAGAAGCCGTAATCCATGGATATCTAATTAAGAATTTATAAGACCAGGCTAAGTATACGCCCTGTGTACAGGGATTGTATCTACCGATACAATCCCTGTACACTTTTTCATGTACTGTAAGTACTCGGCGGATACAAAGTGATTTTCAGGTATAAAGAACTATATTACAAAATGGTAAATTTTGAGGTTGTTTTATAATAGCTAATTATGTTATATTATAAATCCAGTCGCGAATGGAACTATTGACTCGCTGGCAGGAATTAATAATCCGATAAGTATTGCAATAAACGCGAAAAAATAGTTGTTGCATTACACCGGAAGATATGATATATTATAAGAGTTGCTGGTGAGACATTAAACGCCGACAACGAGAACTTGATCTTTGAAAACTGAACAACGAGTGAGTGGGATTTTACGAAAGTAAAATCCAAAAGAAGATGAGTTTCACGGCATTTATGCTGGAGTAAACTTGTCGGTTGAGAATGTGAATTCTCGTCAGAGGTTTCAAAATGAGCAATCGCTCTTTTCAATACAAATTGGAGAGTTTGATCCTGGCTCAGGACGAACGCTGGCGGCATGCCTAATACATGCAAGTCGAGCGGAGTTTTGTTGAAAGCTTGCTTTCAACAGGATTTAGCGGCGGACGGGTGAGTAACACGTAGGCAACCTGCCCCATAGTCTGGGATAACTACCGGAAACGGTAGCTAATACCGGATAATTCCTTTTCCCACCTGGGAAGAGGATGAAAGACGGAGTAATCTGTCGCTGAGGGATGGGCCTGCGGCGCATTAGCTAGTTGGTGGGGTAACGGCTCACCAAGGCGACGATGCGTAGCCGACCTGAGAGGGTGAACGGCCACACTGGGACTGAGACACGGCCCAGACTCCTACGGGAGGCAGCAGTAGGGAATCTTCCGCAATGGGCGCAAGCCTGACGGAGCAATGCCGCGTGAGTGATGAAGGTTTTCGGATCGTAAAGCTCTGTTGCCAGGGAAGAACGTCTTATAGAGTAACTGCTATAAGAGTGACGGTACCTGAGAAGAAAGCCCCGGCTAACTACGTGCCAGCAGCCGCGGTAATACGTAGGGGGCAAGCGTTGTCCGGAATTATTGGGCGTAAAGCGCGCGCAGGCGGCTATTTAAGTCTGGTGTTTAAACCTTGGGCTCAACCTGAGGTCGCACTGGAAACTGGGTGGCTTGAGTACAGAAGAGGAAAGTGGAATTCCACGTGTAGCGGTGAAATGCGTAGATATGTGGAGGAACACCAGTGGCGAAGGCGACTTTCTGGGCTGTAACTGACGCTGAGGCGCGAAAGCGTGGGGAGCAAACAGGATTAGATACCCTGGTAGTCCACGCCGTAAACGATGAGTGCTAGGTGTTAGGGGTTTCGATACCCTTGGTGCCGAAGTTAACACAGTAAGCACTCCGCCTGGGGAGTACGGTCGCAAGACTGAAACTCAAAGGAATTGACGGGGACCCGCACAAGCAGTGGAGTATGTGGTTTAATTCGAAGCAACGCGAAGAACCTTACCAGGTCTTGACATCCCTCTGAATCCGCTAGAGATAGCGGCGGCCTTCGGGACAGAGGAGACAGGTGGTGCATGGTTGTCGTCAGCTCGTGTCGTGAGATGTTGGGTTAAGTCCCGCAACGAGCGCAACCCTTATGTTTAGTTGCCAGCACATTATGGTGGGCACTCTAGACAGACTGCCGGTGACAAACCGGAGGAAGGTGGGGATGACGTCAAATCATCATGCCCCTTATGACCTGGGCTACACACGTACTACAATGGCCGGTACAAAGGGCTGCGAAACCGCGAGGTGGAGCGAATCCCAACAAAGCCGGTCTCAGTTCGGATTGCAGGCTGCAACTCGCCTGCATGAAGTCGGAATTGCTAGTAATCGCGGATCAGCATGCCGCGGTGAATACGTTCCCGGGTCTTGTACACACCGCCCGTCACACCACGAGAGTTTACAACACCCGAAGTCGGTGGGGTAACCCGCAAGGGAGCCAGCCGCCGAAGGTGGGGTAGATAATTGGGGTGAAGTCGTAACAAGGTAGCCGTATCGGAAGGTGCGGCTGGATCACCTCCTTTCTATGGAGAATCGTTTCCTGTAACGGAAACATTCGAACAGAAGCCGCAAGGCTTCTAGTGAACCCTTAGGGTTTGCACACACTCACTCGTTGCTCAGTTTTGAGAGTTGAAGCTCTCAATTTTGTTTTGTCTGTAAGGACGAACAAAAACTTTTGCCAGAATATTTCCCCCTCACAACCGTGATGTGGTTAAATAATCTGGACCTTGATCCTTGAAAACTGGATACCGAAACGAATTTGCGTTTTAGAACATTTTATCTGTCGCTTGTGTAAACGAGCGAAAGTGTATTATGGCTTAGCGAAGGTTTTCGATGGTGAAGCGACTTTTGGCTTTGAATGACCTGCGAACGGAGTGATCCGGTAGCAACATTCAAAACAAGATGAGTGAACAAGCGAAACACTGGAGCATTGGTTAAGCTAATAAGAGCACACGGAGGATGCCTAGGCGCCAGGAGCCGACGAAGGACGTGGCGAACAACGAAACTGCCTCGGGGAGCTGTAAGCAAGCTTTGATCCGGGGGTGTCCGAATGGGGAAACCCAGCTGTGGTAATGCACAGTTACTCATACCTGAATACATAGGGTATGTAGAGGCAGACCAGGGGAACTGAAACATCTAAGTACCCTGAGGAAGAGAAAACAATAGTGATTCCGTCAGTAGCGGCGAGCGAACGCGGAACAGCCTAAACCTAAGAGCTTGCTCTTAGGGGTTGTGGGACGTCTCACATGGAGTTACAAAGGAATATGGTAGGCGAAGAGGTCTGGAAAGGCCCGCGATAGAGGTAAAAGCCCTGTAGCCTAAACTGTGTTCTCTCCGAGACGGATCCCGAGTAGTGCGGGGCACGTGAAACCCCGTATGAATCCAGCAGGACCATCTGCTAAGGCTAAATACTACCTGGCGACCGATAGTGAAACAGTACCGTGAGGGAAAGGTGAAAAGCACCCCGGAAGGGGAGTGAAATAGAACCTGAAACCGTGTGCTTACAAAAAGTCAGAGCCCAATCTATGGGTGATGGCGTGCCTTTTGTAGAATGAACCGGCGAGTTACGTTTACCATGCAAGGTTAAGGTGAGAAGCCGGAGCCGCAGCGAAAGCGAGTCTGAATAGGGCGACTTGAGTATGGGGGCGTAGACCCGAAACCGTGTGATCTACCCCTGTCCAGGGTGAAGGTGCGGTAACACGCACTGGAGGCCCGAACCCACGCATGTTGAAAAATGCGGGGATGAGGTGGGGGTAGCGGAGAAATTCCAATCGAACTCGGAGATAGCTGGTTCTCCCCGAAATAGCTTTAGGGCTAGCCTCGGTATAAGAGTAGTGGAGGTAGAGCACTGATTGGGTGCGGGGCCCGCAAGGGTTACCAAGCTCAGTCAAACTCCGAATGCCATATACTTATTACCGGGAGTCAGACAGTGAGTGCTAAGATCCATTGTCGAAAGGGAAACAGCCCAGACCATCAGCTAAGGTCCCCAAGTGTGTGTTAAGTGGGAAAGGATGTGGAGTTGCACAGACAACCAGGATGTTGGCTTAGAAGCAGCCACCATTGAAAGAGTGCGTAATAGCTCACTGGTCGAGTGACTCTGCGCCGAAAATGTAACGGGGCTAAACACACCACCGAAGCTATGGCTAGATACATTGTATCTGGGGTAGGGGAGCGTTGTATATACGTTGAAGGTATACCGTGAGGAGTGCTGGAGCGTATACAAGTGAGAATGCCGGTATGAGTAACGAAAAGATCAGTGAGAATCTGATCCGCCGAAAGCCCAAGGTTTCCTGAGGAAGGCTCGTCCGCTCAGGGTAAGTCGGGACCTAAGGCGAGGCCGAAAGGCGTAGTCGAAGGACAACAGTTTGAAATTACTGTACCACCGTAATCCGCTATGAGCGATGGGGTGACGCAGGAGGGTAGTGACGCGGACTGATGGAAGTGTCCGTCTAAGCAGTGAGGCTGATGTGTAGGCAAATCCGCACATCGTTAAGGCTGGGCTGTGATGGGGAGCGAAAATTGTAGTAGCGAAGGTCATGATCTCACACTGCCAAGAAAAGCCTCTAGCCAGGAGAAGGTGCCCGTACCGCAAACCGACACAGGTAGGCGAGAAGAGAATTCTAAGGCGCGCGGAAGAACTCTCGTTAAGGAACTCGGCAAAATGACCTCGTAACTTCGGGAGAAGAGGTGCCTCGGTAGGGTGAATAGCCCGAGGGGGCCGCAGTGAAAAGGCCCAAGCGACTGTTTAGCAAAAACACAGGTCTGTGCGAAGCCGTAAGGCGAAGTATACGGGCTGACGCCTGCCCGGTGCTGGAAGGTTAAGGGGAGCGGTTAGGGGTTAAACCCGAAGCTGTGAACCGAAGCCCCAGTAAACGGCGGCCGTAACTATAACGGTCCTAAGGTAGCGAAATTCCTTGTCAGGTAAATTCTGACCCGCACGAATGGCGTAACGACTTGGGCGCTGTCTCAACGAGAGATCCGGTGAAATTTTAATACCTGTGAAGATGCAGGTTACCCGCGACAAGACGGAAAGACCCCATGGAGCTTTACTGCAGCTTGATATTGAATTTGGGTACGATCTGTACAGGATAGGTGGGAGCCTGAGAAGCAGGAGCGCAAGCTTCTGCAGAGGCGACGTTGGGATACCACCCTGATCGTATCTAGGTTCTAACCTAGTGCCCTTATCGGGTACGGGGACCGTGTCAGGCGGGCAGTTTGACTGGGGCGGTCGCCTCCTAAAGAGTAACGGAGGCGTTCCAAGGTTCCCTCAGAATGGTTGGAAATCATTCGCAGAGTGCAAAGGCATAAGGGAGCTTGACTGCGAGACCTACAAGTCGAGCAGGGACGAAAGTCGGACTTAGTGATCCGGTGGTACCGCATGGAAGGGCCATCGCTCAACGGATAAAAGCTACCCTGGGGATAACAGGCTTATCTCCCCCAAGAGTCCACATCGACGGGGAGGTTTGGCACCTCGATGTCGGCTCATCGCATCCTGGGGCTGAAGTAGGTCCCAAGGGTTGGGCTGTTCGCCCATTAAAGCGGTACGCGAGCTGGGTTCAGAACGTCGTGAGACAGTTCGGTCCCTATCTGTCGTGGGCGCAGGAAATTTGAGAGGAGCTGTCCTTAGTACGAGAGGACCGGGATGGACGTACCGCTGGTGCATCAGTTGTTCCGCCAGGAGCATGGCTGAGTAGCTACGTACGGACGGGATAAGCGCTGAAAGCATCTAAGCGTGAAGCCCCCCTCGAGATGAGATTTCCCAATTAGTAAGACCCCTTGAAGACGACGAGGTAGATAGGTTGGAGGTGGAAGTGCAGCAATGCATGGAGCTGACCAATACTAATCGGTCGAGGGCTTATCCACAAACAAGCAAGAAACGCAGATTCGATTCGGATTCAGTTTTCAGGCGATTCAAGCCTGTATGAATTTTCTAGTGTTGGTTATTTTCCTGAAGAAATTCGGGGAGCTAAGCGAACGGAAAAAACCAATTGTTTTGAAATTCATTCACACAGTTGTGATGAACCAAATTTCAAAACGCCAGCGCTTGTTACACAAGCGCATGTTTGGTGGCGATAGCGGAGGGGTTCCACGCGTACCCATCCCGAACACGACCGTTAAGCCCTCCAGCGCCGATGGTACTTGGACCGAAGGGTCCTGGGAGAGTAGGACGTTGCCAAGCAAAATGAGATCACTGTCGAATTATCGATAGTGATCTTTATTTTTTTGCCGTCAACTACGTTTTCTCATTATTTGAATGGTTTAACTATCGAAAGAGAAAATATTAAGGGAAAATAATTGCTATTTTTATTGGATTTTGGTATGATAATTTTTGTGTCAAAAGATTTATTTGTCCAATGGCCCGTTGGTCAAGGGGTTAAGACACCTCCCTTTCACGGAGGTAACATGGGTTCGAATCCCATACGGGTCACCATTATTCGTAGTCTATAGTTGATTTTGAATAATAGTAATTGCAACGTCCAGTAATTTGTGTTATAATCATTTAGTTGCTTCTTTTATGGAAACCTTAAATATCAAAGTAACTGAATTATTTATTAATGACGCGGGGTGGAGCAGCCCGGTAGCTCGTCGGGCTCATAACCCGAAGGCCGCAGGTTCAAATCCTGCCCCCGCAACCAATGTGGAACCGTGGTGTAGTTGGCCTAACATGCCTGCCTGTCACGCAGGAGATCGCGGGTTCGAATCCCGTCGGTTCCGCCATTATTGTTATCTATGGTCTTTTAACTTAGTAATTCAATGTATCGTTACATACCGTATGCGGACGTGG comes from Paenibacillus sp. 19GGS1-52 and encodes:
- a CDS encoding LysM peptidoglycan-binding domain-containing protein, yielding MKIHIVKTGDTLYLLSQKYGVPLEKIIEANPQISNPNVLAIGDKVKIPSAPVPVPDNSEVYYKHTVKQGDTLWKLSKAWGIPLKEMIEANPQLKNPNALMTGEVVNIPKKATSLPVQSSDLPPNASNAANNVDKTQIGGKTYTGPIEEPVETATPAPIPAPVNIPKPTPNVAAEVTPAPVPVPLPNKPAEVSPIHEKMVTETQSLYVQISVPAQEAVSYHTMPKAEVQPVSFEPKVTPCNKTAGYPGLMENPNFYDCPPAYPFYEPLSNMNINTAPNFMQPAFYVPDCMSPYYYPENIHPLNNIPESWHSNASPNVSGMNPNTEYPAYVSPQYTGQSPNLPWPSCGCGGNTQLQPYSYEMPMYNNFPGYVQPNAYSPYGIGMPQMPNQGLVPTAPLGAFGGAAISNIPSYPQYPGIDNYGQHNRVPEIQEPEPIVQEIQQAAGVVSSEATVLEGNVKGKSSGPNNKGPKAKTSSQKSKPNKTTSKSQHSNQSKQTNAAKRSRNPWISN